In Serinus canaria isolate serCan28SL12 chromosome 4, serCan2020, whole genome shotgun sequence, the sequence GAAGATGTTAGGCCTTCAGATACTATAATAAATGGATTAATGTGAGTACCATAGGTAATTATCTATCCATGGGTTTACACTTCAGCTGACAAGATGAGTTACTATTTGATTACCTGAAGATATGTTTTAGAGgagaaaagttgttttaaaatgtgcagGTATTTCCAAGAGGTTCTTGATCTAAACAGATCAACCAGCCATTTCCAGCCTGAAGGTATTTacttaaatttatttccatgtgTTGATATTTCAGGTATTCTGAATAGAAATTTGGTGTAAAATTTTTGTATTGTGTTCCTGGGCTTCGCTTTGGAATGTATCTCGGCAGCATTTTTTCACCTCCTGCCAGATACATTATTAGCAGAAATACCACATGACCTGGATGATCAGTCATGGAGATCTGGCATATTGACACTGAAACATCTTCACACAAAATCTCAATAAATAACTTAAGAGTAGATTCAAGAAATTGATTACCATTAATTTGCTCCTTTCTTGCTAAAAATTAGCATGTTCTCTGTGTGGGGCCTAACAATGGAGCCTAACCTTTCATCAGTTTAGTCttactgttttatttgtttgaggCAAAAAACCAAAGACCAACATACATATGGGGCTTTTCCTACATGAATATATTctgtttaatttcttaaatGTGAAGAGTGTGTATATCATCTCCAGTTACTAGGAGCtaatatgaatttaaaaatattcatgatAATTCTAAGAATATCAGTGAAATATTATGAAATAGATTATTCTCTTTTCAGATGGGTAAGAAATGTGATAAAATACAGTATTACTGTCTCAAAGCCAAAATGAGGGACTAATCAGAACactctattaaaaaatatttaagggaTTTTTTACCTGAGATTGCATTTTTGGTTTCACCTGGGGAAAAGAACTCTGCTGTTACTCTGTTATAACTTGACTTTTCTTTGTCTGTAGTGCCAGGACCAAACTCCTCCAGTGACAATGGCATCAGCTTTGCCATGATAATGATGGCCTGGGTGGTGATTGCACTTGTCTTGTTCTTACTGAGACCTAGTAATCTAAGAGGATCAAACACAGTCGGAAAGCCAACCAGCCAACACAATGTAAGTGCATCTTCAAGTGCCCTATAGGGGGATTCTATGATAGCTTAAATCTATTTTGGTTTAATACACGCTGtctcaaagtaattttttcctcatttttttcactgtattttcttGGAACTCCATTAAAACTTAAAATGAGTTAGACCAAAGTGAAAGGAATCGTGAAGGCTGAGTGTGGGATGGAGCAGGTGCAGTGTCCTCTGGACACTGTCTGTGCCTGGATGAAACTGCCTCCTGCCTTCTTAGGTGAAAGGGGTCAAGCACAGCTTTAAGAGAAGTCAGTGAACAAAATTACAGCATGATACATGGACAAGGATGATCTTTGTCCTAGATGTGGGATCATGGAAAAATCTCAGTTAATACAGGAAAAAGTATAGTTTTTTGATGCTTATTTTCTCTAATTATATTAAGAGATATTGTAAAaccatgaaagaaaacacagtgtAACACTTCTGAGTTCTTCTATTGCTATATCCTCCTATGTGAAACACTGTGTCTAATTCTGtacctgccttttttttttttccctttcctcctttcttctcccaAGGGACAAGAaccaccagcaccaccagtgGACTAGAGCATTCAGTATTGGAAAAGTTCAGCAGCTAAAACCTTGTATGACCAAATGAACGAAGTGACCAGATTACTCCTAACCCCCACTCAAtatggttttcttttctcatttataTAGAGCAGAGTTATCACTCAGCAGTAATCTTCATGAACTGCTTCTAGCGACTTCaatttaaagttaatttttgctttgtatATTATTACAATTCCTATAAGATTGTAATTTGAATAATGGCAAGGCATtgcaggggttttttggttgtaaCTGTGGACATTCCACTTAATCTCTTTCTGTTACAGTGATCCTAATTTCTTTGATGTGATTTCTGATAtgcattgaaagaaaaaaaaaatcccagtccACCTATGAGAATGGAAGGTTACTGACCTTTCACCAgattaattaatatttcttctCCAGTATGCTTTTGAGAGTTATATTATGGTTGGAAGTACTTAGTTATGtgctgaaaaatagaaattgttTTATATTTGCCCTGGTTTCAGAGCAGCTTTTATTCTGGTCTGTGGACCACTAACACAGTTTTCAGGGTTGCTGGCAAAAGCATGGATTGTCCACTAGAATTATACTGTGTGTGGGCACATGTAAGTGAACATGACGATTGCCACTGTCAAAGTTTTGATCTGTGTATTGGGAACTTTACACAAAAGATTatacccccccaaaaaagttAATTCAGCcattttcattaataaattttatgttttattcaATATGTTGTGAAAAAAACATACTCTAAGCCCAGGCGTGTTTACTTACAGACTTtatcaaaagagaaatttagTAAGAAGAACTTGGTAGAATTTTCTGTCCTGGCATAGTCTTTTCATAATTGGTACCTTAACAAGTTTTTTGCCATGATGTAATAGATATTGGACAGGATGCAATCATACCAAGAAGTTACCATAATTACCAACTTTTGGTATACAACATGTACTAGATTATTCAGGTTTTTTCACCTGTGTTTTATCAGCAATTCTTAACATTTCATCTTTATCTACTAGTTGTAATTGTAGAATAACAAACTTGCAGGTGACTACATATGGCATGTCTCTTCCCTCTAAtaaatgtgtgtatgtgtggtATGTTtaagtgtgtgtatgtgtggcTGTGCACACTCCTGTGCACATCTCCCATTATGGCAAATGGGAATGACTTTTTTTATGTGCATTAatttaagaacattttaatgATGTACAGAAAAGCAACActgtatatttttcttgttcagtTTGAAAAAGTGATCAGAATAATGTACAGAACATTTTTATGTTACCAACATGAAACTTCTTTCCTTAAAGGTCAGTAGAACAGACATATGGGAATTCTAAGCCTTACTCTACAAACCTTTATTTCATGAAGACTTTAGTTATGGAGCTGAAGGAACTAACTGTTAAATTTCAAAAAGGTTTGTATTAACGGGCTCTAACAAAAATCTCACATCAGATCCCATGGTTGACAGATGCAGGGTTTTGCTCTTCAGGGTAAAGGATGAGCCAGCTAAGCCTCCTTGTAAAGGGACAGTGTAGACCTGAAGAAGGGCTTCTGTAATTTGATGTAATTGACCTTTGAATTTCTATGGAATACTGTGCTCCCAAGCACAGGagcatgtttaaaaaaaaaaaaaaaaaaaaaaagaagattggGCCAGGTGATCTCAGTGACATCAGTGCAGTGCCATGTAAAGCAATGAAACTGCAGGAAAGAAGCTGAGAGAATTTGTCCCATTGTGTCTAATAATGTACAGGCCACAAACACTGTGTAAAGATGTCACTGGGACAGGCACTCTGCCAGTGCTTACTTTTTACCTTCCGTGTACATTTATGTTTGGGATGCTGTTCAGAACAAGTAATACAGCATCATTTTGTTGAACCCACAAGGAAACCTATATAATCTCCCACACTGACCTTTTTTCTCCAAGGATTTTTGGCCTGAATTCTTCACTGTTGGAGGCATAAAACAAGCTTCCAATTGATTAAAAAGCCAGCTGAAACAGGCTTCTATTCAGAGCACTACTGCTTATCCTGTTGGGAGTTGGTGAGATTTACAGGAGATGCTCCTCGCTTGTGTGGATCAGTCTCCCTTAAATGTCtgtttatgtatttataaaacTTACCACATGCACCCAGCTCTAAGAGTCTTGGCAAATGAAATTTTTGTTCAGAGGAATATTGTGGTTTACCTTTAAATGAAATGTCTTTCCTTGGAATTCCTCTAATTGTCCCAGTGATTTTATACATGTATGCTTCCCTCATATAAAttgctattttaaattttctatgtaaaagaaaaagaacattggaaatattttattgtaaaatgtTTTACTAAAGAGCTAGGCCACTATCCCACATCAAAATATATGCCTTTTAAAGTCAGATACTCTCTCCAAGATATAAAATTCAGATCAGCACTCTTAATTAAAATCAAAGTAAGTAACCATAGGACTGTGTTTTTGCCACTCTTATTTGTGTTAAATAGTGCCTTACTCATCAAGTAGTTGCACTGAAGTTTGTGAAACTACTCTGAGATAATGTACTAGCAGCTTTAGTAAGGGTGGCAGAAATCTGGCCTTTAGTGATTAATTAATTAGTGATTAATTAATTTGTGATTAAATAATTGTCTCATGGTTACAGATGTTTATGGTAAATTTTGGGAAGAGATAAGTGGTATGCAAAGCTGCAGGGTATGATCAGTTCTGTAATGATGGTTTTAAGCTTGGCTAGTCAGAGATGCAAGTTGTAGCAACTTGGAAAATATGGAGGGAAATTTACAATTATACCTTAACTTTGTTAAAACAATAGTATTTTTAGAGTCTGCTTAACACAATTACTATACTCTGAAATGAGAAATCATATGTATTCATGCACTGTCTGCAGATCACTTAGCCTTGTAATATTAATGATTGAAAAAGGAAGAGTGAAGATGTCATATACTTAATGTAAATCGGTGgtttaaaatatctgaattaTGCCAAACAAAAAATCGTCTGTGCCATTTGCAGTTTCCTAGTAATCTTTTACTGAGTACTTGGATTGGGATAAAGGGCTTGTACTATGCACTTTTTATTGacttaacaaaataaatagcaaTCATTAGTAAActtttgtctttgtcttttaGTTTTTATATAAGATATAGGGCTGCACCAACCTATCAATTTCTAAGGTAATTTGAAATCATCTAAAAATAAGAGTCAGTAAAAATAGTGTGTCACCTGTGTAACTTCTAAAACGTAAATTCTAACTTTTCTAATGGACACTTGTCTACTGTATGTATCTCAAGCAAGtcagaacaaataaaaagcagtttccAAGGTTTAGGATACTTTGATGACTAACATGGATATCTCTGCCTTTTGCTCTTTGAAGTAGTTATGCAACCTAGGAAGTTAGAAATAatacaggaagaaaagtaaTGACAAATATGCTGATTGCATTACTTTGTTTTAGATCAAATCCTACTACTTTGGGATTGCaatctgttttccagctctAGATCTTGGCAGTGTTGGACCCAGAGCTGCTTTGAGGAAGGAAGGTGCTGCAATGGCTCCAAGGCAATGCGTAGGAGCAGTAGAGACCTGCTGCTTCCTCACTGTTCCCATGAAGTGCAGCACTCTTCTCTGGAAGCACAGCACAAAATTCTGAGAACTGCCTCAACAGCAACTCAGATCCCTCGTTAAAGATTACTGTGCTAatctgaggaagaaaaggagaaccAGGGGAGCATTAGGGTTTAAAATAATGTATAGCTATCCAGAGATAGCGGCAATAAATACCAGAGAATcagaaacaaaatcagaataatataataacaacaacaagaaGAAGTAACAAATGTTTTAGGCATTTGAGTCAATCTCAACAGTACAAGATCTTACTCAAATATCAATAATGTCTGCTCATCAAAATTTGCCCTTTTACTCAAATATGATACTATAAATAACTCCTGAAACTAAAGCTAAACTTCTAAGTACACttgttaaaatgtttgcttAAAGGATGCAGGTGCCTATTGAGAAAAGTGATGCCAAAAGAAAATTGCCACAAATCTAAATTCACATTGTTGAATAGGTCTGTACAAGGCCTAGCTGTTCAAGATCACCAGTAATTTGAAATTACTCTGCCccaaagcctgaaaaaaaatttaccgTATTTAGGATGTTTGGGGAAAATACACCAAATCATTGCAGGAAAATACCCCATTAAGTGAATTCCTTGCAAAAATGGACTACTTacatccttttctccttttcttcatttctccagTACCAGCCAATGGCCTACAGTGCTATTCACTGCAAAGATCTTCACCTTGGGGTGGGGGAAGAAGCAGAATATTCCATGCTGAACCACATCCTCACTTGTAAAACAACACAACTCTTACCAACTTCCAGGCAACATCagctgaagatttttcttttcatataagAAAAGTAACTGAAGACTTGTATCAAAATTGTCAACTCCCATAGAAGACACTTTTTAGTTAAATATAATAGCTAGAAGAATCTGGCTTCCACACCACctttttttaacatcttcaGGTCAGAGCACTGGCCAGAGGGGGTGTCTGAAACAAATGTGCTTCAATATTTGGCAACATGTATTAATTTACCCTATATATCCAGGTTTCACTCTTCTTGCCTTTATGGAAAATCTTGCTGTAAAatacttactgaaaaaaaaaagcagtaatttaTAATCAAAGATCACATGTAGCAAGGTTTACGAAAACAGTCCTTTGCATTTATAGGTTTTGTTGTTACTCTTCCAAGCTATAAAAGATGAAACAGAGGAATAATTTTTGTGACTATGTAGTTTTCAGACTTATAAGtggtttaaaattaatttcttctgctgcaaaaaCTGTCCTCAAAATCTAGAGATGAGAAAATATGTTTCCTTTAGCAGACCACTGAAAAACCCTACCACAGTACAACATTCTGAAGTTTACAGCCATTGGTTTtatataaaaagcaaattttaaaaacaatgttCCGTTTAGGGCAGAACTTGAAATGATAAatgattaaatgaaaattattagcAAGAAAACAACCCAAAGAAGCCTCCATAGGACTGGCTACACCAAACACTGCAGGTAATGCGTCAAAATCTGCTTTCTTGTCATGATGAATAAAAATTGGGTTTCTTCAACTCTCTTAGTGATTTCACGCAGTCTTGTTTGAAATAGAAAATCCAAATAATCATTCTTCCCTTCATCAAATATTAGCTTGCAATTTGAATCACAAATGTGTCGTTTCTCTGGCACTCCCTCCTCTTGTATTGTGTTGGGCTTCACTATGTAAGGAGAAGAGATTAAGCCAAATTAGCTTTTCACTATACTGTGAGGGTAGATCAAATCTTCACCTTATTTTATGCAAACAACTGTTATGGCAATGGGACAGCTCAGCTGAGTAAAACCCTTTAAAGAAGGGATGCTGCAGGACTATTTCTCTCCAGTGGGGCAGTGATGAAAAGCAGTGCCTTATCCAGCTGTGCTCCTATGTTGCATTAGGTTCAGCATTTAATGTTTCCTGACTGTTGTGGTGAGATGGCTGTTAGCCTGAAATGGCTCTCCTGGTGGTACCCCATgttcagaaaagcaaagctgctgcccacagcactgCTTCTGCAGGAGCACCTTTGATGTCTGGCATGAAGTGTATGGTTTCCAGAAAAACATcaagaagagaatgaaaaaaaagaggcatttAGAAAACAACAGAGAAGCCACCAAACGTAATCATGCCTGGAAGGAAGTGTGAATAATTGCTCTGTATATTGAGAGCTTTAAATAATGTAATTAGAGGAAGGTCAGGTAGtgggaaacaaaatgttttgcagtTACTTAAAGAATGGGGTTTGACAGGATATTTTCATTAGAGTTCTCAGAGTGCCCTTCCTCCAGCTTTCCAAAGTTTTAATTCTGCATGGCTTTGGAGTTTTATTTACATGGCAATATTGTACATGACACCTGATGAGGTTGTTGTCCAGATGTTCCATGCCACATGCAAACAGGCATGTTGAACCTGACCAGAAGTTCACTGCACTTTGCAACACATTTTAGCAGTAATTGCAGTTTGAGAGGCTGGTTGTCACcagcaaagaaaatactgtattaGATTAATCATAAGATGTTTTGGCAAATTGTCAGGTTTTTCAGCAATGTCATAGTTCTGGTGAACCAGAGAGGTGGAGATGAGGAGAGAGTGTAAGTAGGCACAGGCACAAAATGTCTCTTGTAGCAAGACAGTGTTGGCTCTGAGCACACGCAGAGCTCAGGTTCTCATGTGCCTGTGTTCAAAAACAGCGTATGGCTGCTTTGTGCAGCTGTTGGAGCCTTTTCAACACGCATGCCCAGTCCCATATGTCCTGCTTAATCTCTTTAGCTGcatctccctccttcctcttcacGTTGTAAAATACAAGGCGTGGATTCAATACTGATCCAACCGGTCCTCAGGGCACTTTCGTGCCTCGGCCTGGGACTGTTGCCAAGCACCTCGGATTTCCCGGTTACAGGTGCGGTTGCCTCCCAGTCCTGCTTTGTCAAAAGTTAAAGAAAGGCTTGACAGACAATGGTGGTTGTTGAATCTGTGTCAGATGTTAATGTCAGAAACAGATTACACAAACTCACCTGCCCTTAGTTAATGATCAGCTAAATCTGGTTGGCAATCAGTCTGACATTAAACAATAACCAGACAGGTTTCAAATCTTTATTATCAATGGTTCTTTGCTGGCTTTTCCTCCCACCTCCAACATCAGGATGCCAGCCAGGAGATTATGCAGTCATGAACTCGCTGGCTCTTtgtcttccctctccttcccctcatcccccaaatccttcagaaatcattatttttcccttgCATAATGGAACAGCTTGTACATGGGAGGTGAAAAGTGGCCCCTCCACCCACCTTTGGAATTCAGATCACTCTTCCCTCAGTGGTTTCTGGAAAGGCCTCAAACCCACTTGCCAATATGCTGGAAGAGGGATTCACCTGACCTAGTTAATTGCcaatgctaaagaaaaaaaatacacctgAAATCCCATTCCTCCTGTTACTTAGTTTACTTATCATGCACTGCAAAAGTATTCACAGTCTACACTGAGCCTTCAAAACAACAGAGCAGAATtcacaacttttatttttaaaaatggccAGCAGTGGACCAGCCTCATCTGCTTTGCAGCAGCCTTACATAACCTTTCTTGCCTTGCATGCTGTTGCAAAGAATTCTACATCCTGGTAAATGATGGCTCTGCCTCAATGGAAAAACCAAGAAGATCCCATCCAATAactcacatttttttctgtaagaagaGGGGAGACCCAAACTTCATACCATTTATTTGCAATGCCTTTGagctctgcattttttaatctGTCCTCAGTGCCCTCACCACCAGAATGCAGGCTATAGGAAACAAAAGCAGCCCTCTTCAtcctttcacagaatcatttagcCTGGGaaagccctccaagatcatGCAGTCCAGCCTCTCAGGTTAATTTGTGCTGTTTGCAAGAGGGAATGCAAGATCAGGCAGGGGTGTGACTGTCTATTAGTGAAGGTCCTTTACTTGAGAAAAGGGACTGGCATCCATTGCCAGCTCTTCAGACATTTGAAACAGCTCTCAAATAAGAGACAACAACCCAGACCTTTCTCCTCCCATGGAAAGGGCCATGATTACCAGATACAAAATATATCCCTTTTGAAGCTCCTTGGCAAGTAGCATAGATGCAGGTGGGGTGTTAGATCCATGTGTTTCTTTATAAGCCTCAGGACACAGCCCTCTCCTGAGGTAAGTATGCCTGAAACCCCCCCCAGCCAAGGAAGGCTCTGAAGCTCTTGCCCTTGTTTCCTAGCAAACTCAGTAATTGGGAGGTATTAGCTGACTCTAGTGAGCCACTAACTACCCACACATAcaccagcaggcagagggatgtccttctcacacacacctggccTTGTACCCTGCGTGTTTCTAGGAAATCTACTCCTTGTGTGCCAGGCATGCACAAAGCACACTTACCAAAGCCCTCAGCAGGCCACTCAAAGGACCTGAAGTGGTTTTGGCCCTGGCTGGTACAGAGGGACAAGATAACATTCTTGCAGTTCAAATGCATGCATTCATGGCTATTCTGAGACCTAAGGAGATAGATGGGGGTTCTAAGAGGATGGTATAGGTAAGACTGATTTCTGAGTCACTGAGCTTCTATTTGCTTTGCTTAGGTttccctggggaaaaaacaacaacaacaacaacaacaacaaacacacaaaaagaaaaacccaaaacctagatgtgtttaaaaaaatgagacaTCTGTGCCAGTAAGCAACGTGAAAAGGTATGACTTGTTTTTACTTCAGAATAAACACAGGGAACTCTGTGCCTTTGCCAGGCGGTTCATTGACTAACCACACTGAATCTGCCAGGGTCCTGCACTGACTGCAAACCTCAGTAGGCTCTTTCAGTAACACACATATTTTACAGGCATTTCTAAAGGACCTGTGATTACAGTATGTACTCACTCAAATAGGTAGAGATTCTTCTAGGGAAGATCCTCCAAAGTAGTAATGGGATAAgatataaaacagaaataatgattcaactttttaaaatatattttaagagcTATGGATGAAAATGCCACGTAAGAACAAGGCAATTCTTCAGTCACTTTGATAAGAACACGCACGTATTATCGACCTAGACTGGCAACACTTAACATAGAAATTGTAATCTGCTTAAAGTCTAAGTCAAAACGCAGATGGAGCAAAATCCCACACCCAGCTTCTAGGAGAGGCAGTGCTTAAATgtactggagaagaaaagataGCAGATTTCTCACAATCTTTCTGCTCCCAAAGTCACTTGTAGTATACTAACACCATACCATGTTTACATAAAAAGACAAGAACAGTACCTCAGACCTTTAATACTGTTAGGCAAGAGGTCCCTGAGCAGCGCCCAGGTCACAAGAGTGCAAACACGTTTTACTCCCTTTTTCTGGGCAAGTCACCACTGGACTTTAAAAGTTTAAACTTTAAACACTGAACTTTACTGAACCTATCCACGTTTCCCTTCACTTCTCTTTGTTGAGACGGTGCTACGGTACAGGAGAATGAACACCGCCTTCTTTACTTCTCAGTAACCATAGCTGAAGGACAAAAATTTATTCAACCACCACAATTAAGTTCTCTTACAAAACCACCCTGAGGCAGAAAACAGGAGCAGTTCAGCGGCCCAGCCCGCAGCTCCCAGCCGTGCCCGGGGGTCCTGCGGCCCCTCAGCCGGGCCGGGCCTGCCCGGGCTGTCCCGCGGCCATTCGCCGGCCCCGCGGTGGGCGGGAGCGCGAGGCGAGCGGCCTGGCGCCGTTCTCCGCCCCCCGGGGAAGGAGGAGGCGGGACGGCCCCGCTCGGCGTCCTCGCCATGAAGCCGCCGCCTCGGGCTCGCCGCAGCCCTTTAAATAgcggccgccgctgccgctcCCTTCGCTGCAGAGCGTCGCGTTGAGCTCGGCGCGCATCCTCCCCgagcatccctgctgcagcGCTCCCGCTCGATCCGTGGCGCTGGGGCCGGACCCCGCCTGCCTGCCCGCGGTAAGTGTCCGTGCTGCGGTGTCGGCCCCGAGTTCCTCCGCGGCCGCCCCTGGGG encodes:
- the SMIM14 gene encoding small integral membrane protein 14, with translation MAEGGFDPCECICSHEHAMRRLINLLRQSQSYCTDTECLQELPGPNSSSDNGISFAMIMMAWVVIALVLFLLRPSNLRGSNTVGKPTSQHNGQEPPAPPVD